In one window of Kiritimatiellia bacterium DNA:
- a CDS encoding SH3 domain-containing protein — protein MKRWWVVAGVLAGGSVVAGAEPTNATVRGERVNVRARPHPQAEVVGQLSEPAVVQVRGISNDWVEIVPPAEFDLWVHREFVEQGTVNASKLVVRAGPGINYPKVGELKRGDTVQVRGEFGDWLKIAPPPGSSLWIAKSLVRFPEPPKPAPAVVARTESPPSGAGAPAVPADRPAAVPAASPPLASSPSGSTPVASRPPPPPVPPPAVAVPPPPPVAPQYVPTDLRLAPVDNQGAVVQREGRVRATMLTLGRPSRYQLVDETGGAAETSCYLRGNDAQLQSFLERRLRIRGRQYWVQGSRYPVVVVDQISVLPD, from the coding sequence ATGAAACGCTGGTGGGTGGTCGCCGGGGTGCTGGCCGGCGGTAGTGTGGTCGCCGGTGCGGAGCCCACGAACGCGACGGTGCGGGGCGAGCGCGTCAACGTGCGGGCGCGACCACATCCTCAGGCGGAGGTGGTCGGGCAGCTGAGCGAGCCGGCGGTGGTGCAGGTGCGCGGCATCAGCAACGATTGGGTCGAGATTGTGCCACCAGCCGAGTTTGATCTGTGGGTGCACCGGGAATTTGTCGAGCAGGGGACGGTCAACGCCTCCAAACTGGTGGTTCGGGCAGGCCCGGGCATCAACTATCCGAAGGTTGGCGAGCTGAAACGGGGTGATACGGTGCAGGTGCGCGGGGAATTCGGGGACTGGCTGAAGATCGCGCCTCCTCCCGGCTCCTCGTTATGGATTGCGAAATCGCTGGTGCGGTTTCCCGAGCCCCCGAAGCCGGCACCGGCGGTGGTGGCACGGACGGAGTCTCCGCCGTCAGGCGCGGGGGCGCCGGCGGTGCCGGCCGATCGGCCGGCGGCGGTGCCGGCAGCTTCGCCGCCACTGGCGAGCAGTCCGAGCGGCTCGACGCCCGTTGCGAGCCGGCCGCCCCCGCCCCCCGTTCCTCCGCCGGCGGTCGCGGTGCCTCCCCCTCCGCCGGTCGCTCCGCAGTACGTGCCCACGGATTTGCGGCTGGCGCCGGTGGATAACCAGGGCGCCGTCGTACAGCGGGAGGGACGGGTGAGGGCGACGATGCTCACACTCGGCCGACCCTCGCGATATCAGCTGGTGGACGAGACTGGTGGCGCCGCGGAGACCAGTTGTTATCTGAGGGGTAACGATGCGCAGTTGCAGTCCTTCCTCGAGCGGCGGCTGCGGATCCGCGGCCGGCAGTACTGGGTGCAGGGCAGCCGCTATCCGGTGGTGGTGGTGGATCAAATTTCGGTGCTGCCCGATTGA
- the tilS gene encoding tRNA lysidine(34) synthetase TilS, translating into MRGEPRWIAAVRCSLREHRLLEGCRTLLVGVSGGADSVALLTALRRICGDGPPKLIAAHLDHRIRGRVAERDAAFVRRFARRIGVACVVGRRDVPAIARRRGLSLEAAARVARLEWFATVARRVGADRVALAHTRDDQAETVLLRLLRGAGAEGLSAMSRDTVVQGLRIVRPLLEVSREEVREGLTAEGLPWREDASNRDLRHVRNRIRFRLLPAVEREVARNVRVTLARAAEILAAEDALLAVLTRRAMRRRLKRRQLIVEGWGRMPLAIQRRVVRLWLRSVGVPDSALTWAVTESVRGIASTGGDQRLTLAGGWRISVESGRLRALRAQTDRRCCTGWRAVRFRLPGVVRPAGANFELEAVADRGWRTVGEHGIGRLPATAWIARGTGREVLTVRRWRPGDAYRPLGAPGTAKLSDVFTNEKTPREVRARWPVVLQGREIIWLPGYRVAEAAKVKHPRAPSWRLTLRRRLERQGEATIVGDCGRKSGRERNS; encoded by the coding sequence GTGCGAGGGGAACCGCGGTGGATTGCGGCGGTCCGTTGCTCGCTTCGGGAGCACCGGCTGCTCGAGGGCTGCCGGACTTTACTGGTGGGGGTGAGCGGCGGCGCTGATTCGGTGGCGCTGTTGACCGCGCTGCGGCGGATCTGTGGTGACGGCCCGCCCAAACTGATCGCCGCACATCTTGACCATCGGATTCGCGGTCGCGTGGCGGAGCGAGATGCAGCGTTTGTGCGGCGGTTTGCGCGGCGCATTGGCGTGGCGTGCGTGGTTGGCCGTCGGGACGTTCCCGCTATCGCGCGGCGACGAGGGCTTTCCCTTGAGGCGGCTGCGCGGGTCGCTCGGCTCGAGTGGTTCGCAACCGTGGCACGGCGGGTTGGCGCCGATCGCGTTGCGCTTGCGCACACGCGCGACGATCAGGCGGAAACGGTGCTGTTGCGTCTGTTGCGCGGAGCGGGGGCGGAGGGCCTTTCCGCGATGTCGCGCGATACCGTCGTGCAGGGGCTGCGGATTGTGCGCCCGCTGTTGGAGGTTTCGCGCGAAGAGGTGAGGGAGGGTTTGACAGCCGAAGGTCTTCCGTGGCGGGAAGACGCCTCCAACCGGGACTTGCGGCACGTCCGCAATCGCATTCGGTTCCGGCTGCTGCCCGCGGTTGAGCGCGAAGTTGCTCGCAACGTTCGCGTGACGCTCGCACGCGCTGCGGAGATCCTGGCCGCAGAGGACGCACTGCTGGCGGTGCTGACGCGGCGCGCAATGCGGCGTCGCTTGAAGAGACGGCAGCTGATTGTGGAGGGTTGGGGGCGGATGCCGCTGGCGATTCAGCGACGCGTCGTGCGATTGTGGTTGCGGTCTGTGGGCGTGCCTGACAGCGCGCTGACGTGGGCCGTCACGGAGTCGGTTCGCGGCATCGCCTCGACGGGAGGCGACCAACGCCTCACGTTGGCGGGTGGGTGGAGGATATCGGTGGAGTCCGGCCGGCTGCGAGCTCTGCGAGCGCAAACGGATCGTCGATGCTGCACGGGGTGGAGAGCCGTACGGTTTCGGCTGCCCGGCGTCGTGCGGCCGGCCGGAGCCAATTTTGAGCTTGAGGCGGTGGCGGATCGCGGATGGCGAACCGTGGGGGAGCACGGGATCGGTCGGTTGCCGGCCACCGCGTGGATCGCTCGCGGCACTGGTCGAGAGGTGCTGACCGTCCGGCGGTGGCGGCCGGGCGATGCCTATCGGCCGCTGGGTGCGCCGGGCACCGCAAAACTCTCCGATGTGTTTACGAACGAAAAGACGCCTCGCGAGGTGCGGGCCCGATGGCCGGTGGTGCTTCAGGGGCGCGAAATCATCTGGCTACCGGGTTACCGCGTAGCGGAAGCGGCGAAAGTGAAGCATCCGCGCGCGCCGAGCTGGCGTCTCACGCTGCGTCGCCGCTTGGAAAGGCAGGGTGAGGCGACTATAGTTGGCGATTGCGGGCGAAAGTCCGGCCGCGAGAGGAACTCATGA
- the serS gene encoding serine--tRNA ligase, whose protein sequence is MLDIRIIREREADVRAALKNRGSDFDLDGLLELDRRWRALVTERDALNGERNAKSKEIGRLRAAGADTAGAQAEVRALGERIGGIERELRQVEAERDARLLLLPNLPHSTTPVGADASGNVVVRTWGRPREFAFPPRPHWEIGEALGLFDLPRAARMSGAGFPLFRGFGAELRRALIRFMLDLHTREHGYLEVAPPYLCTTAAMTGTGQLPRLASDMYRLAEEDLYLIPTAEVPLTNLYREEIITQPLPICVTAYSPCFRREAGAAGRDTRGIIRVHQFDKVELVRFVEPSRSYEELELLTAHAEEVLRRLGLHYRVVALCTGDLSFAAAKCYDLELWAPGHGGWLEVSSCSNFEDFQARRAGIRYRRPDGKVAYVHTLNGSGVALPRLLVALLENGQQADGSVELPEALAPYLEGRTRITPPV, encoded by the coding sequence ATGCTCGACATTCGAATCATCCGGGAGCGCGAAGCGGACGTTCGCGCGGCGCTCAAAAATCGTGGCTCGGACTTTGATCTTGACGGGTTGCTTGAACTGGATCGCCGGTGGCGGGCGCTCGTGACGGAGCGGGACGCGTTGAACGGCGAGCGCAACGCTAAGTCGAAGGAAATTGGGCGGCTCCGGGCGGCGGGGGCCGACACGGCGGGCGCGCAGGCGGAGGTGCGGGCACTAGGCGAGCGGATCGGTGGGATCGAGCGTGAACTGCGGCAGGTGGAGGCGGAGCGGGATGCGCGGCTGTTGCTGTTGCCGAACCTTCCGCACTCGACGACGCCGGTGGGGGCCGATGCGAGCGGCAACGTGGTGGTGCGCACGTGGGGGCGCCCGCGCGAGTTTGCATTTCCGCCACGACCCCATTGGGAGATCGGGGAGGCGCTGGGCTTGTTCGATCTGCCCCGCGCGGCGCGGATGTCCGGCGCCGGATTCCCGCTGTTCCGCGGATTTGGTGCGGAGCTGCGCCGCGCGCTGATCCGTTTCATGCTGGATCTGCACACGCGGGAGCATGGTTACCTGGAGGTGGCGCCGCCCTATCTGTGCACCACCGCCGCGATGACCGGTACGGGTCAACTGCCGAGGTTGGCGTCGGACATGTATCGGCTGGCCGAAGAGGATCTCTACCTGATCCCGACCGCGGAGGTGCCGCTGACCAACCTCTATCGCGAGGAGATCATCACGCAGCCGCTACCGATCTGCGTGACGGCCTATTCCCCCTGTTTCCGGCGTGAGGCGGGGGCGGCAGGTCGGGACACTCGGGGCATCATTCGGGTGCACCAATTCGACAAGGTGGAGCTGGTGCGGTTTGTCGAGCCTTCGCGGTCCTATGAGGAGCTTGAACTGCTGACCGCGCATGCGGAGGAAGTGCTGCGGCGGCTCGGTTTGCACTACCGGGTGGTGGCGTTGTGTACGGGGGATCTCAGCTTTGCGGCGGCGAAGTGCTATGACCTGGAGTTGTGGGCGCCGGGGCACGGGGGTTGGCTGGAGGTCTCTTCCTGCAGCAATTTTGAGGACTTTCAAGCGCGGCGGGCGGGCATCCGATATCGCCGGCCCGATGGGAAGGTCGCGTATGTGCACACGCTGAATGGGTCTGGGGTCGCGCTGCCGCGGCTGCTGGTGGCGCTACTGGAAAACGGGCAACAGGCCGATGGATCGGTCGAGTTGCCGGAGGCGTTGGCACCCTACCTGGAGGGTCGGACGCGCATTACGCCGCCGGTCTGA